The Paenibacillus sp. RC334 nucleotide sequence CATGCCAGTCGATAAAAGACCACCATTCGTCGGTATGCGGTGGGAGGTGATGATTGCCCAAGGTGTACTCGATCATCCGCAAGCAGAATTGGTATTGATGGAAAAGCATGGTCTGGTTACGTGGGGAGAAACATCCGAGGCAGCCTATGTGAAAACAATTATTGATATTTTGTAATACATTGAGCAGCATTATCGGGATTGCACGCTACCCCAATTGGGGACGGCATTTAATTTTAATGCTAATTATCATCT carries:
- a CDS encoding class II aldolase/adducin family protein, with the protein product MLIQLLMPVDKRPPFVGMRWEVMIAQGVLDHPQAELVLMEKHGLVTWGETSEAAYVKTIIDIL